Proteins encoded together in one Schumannella luteola window:
- a CDS encoding MFS transporter, with translation MTSPPKRRTTVSSASPAHSQPPSSEAPAGASAGGKPTRRQRKLRVGDVNVVDRSMMRRAISGTIVGNTMEWYDVGVYGYLAVTMGKVFLPTATSSVQILFSLGVFAATYVARPLGGIVFGRIGDRIGRQKVLATTLILMASSTLLIGVLPDYALAGALAPVLLVILKLAQGFSTGGEYAGATTFISEYSPDRKRGFFASFLDTGSYIGFALGAGVVSALQLTVGQEGLEAWAWRVPFLIAGPIGAVAIYFRLKIEESPAFQATQDAQEHASAEIAEAQGRPRNIFALIALHWRSLLILIALVAASNSVGYALTSYMPTYLTDALGYDPIHGTLLTIPVLFLLAALLPLTGKLSDRFGRRPVMWTGAISVIVLSIPAFLLIGADSIGTTLLGLALVAVMTALWVSNQAASLPALFPTSSRYGGMGLGYNIAIAVFGGTTPLMIQGLLLLTGSNLAPAWFLMGTSVLGAIGVFFMKESSRRPMPGSLPSVETEEEARELVATQDDNPLLDLSTMPLDLLDGAHEERIAADRARREAAGTAAKR, from the coding sequence ATGACGAGCCCGCCGAAGAGGAGAACGACCGTGAGTTCCGCCAGTCCTGCCCATTCTCAGCCGCCGTCGTCAGAAGCGCCCGCCGGCGCCTCCGCCGGCGGCAAGCCCACCCGCCGGCAGCGCAAGCTGCGCGTCGGCGACGTGAACGTCGTCGATCGGTCGATGATGCGTCGCGCGATCAGCGGCACCATCGTCGGCAACACCATGGAGTGGTACGACGTCGGCGTCTACGGCTATCTCGCCGTGACCATGGGAAAGGTCTTCCTGCCGACCGCCACCTCCTCGGTGCAGATCCTGTTCAGCCTGGGTGTCTTCGCGGCCACCTACGTGGCCCGCCCGCTCGGCGGCATCGTCTTCGGGCGCATCGGCGACCGCATCGGCCGCCAGAAGGTGCTCGCGACCACTCTCATCCTCATGGCGTCGTCGACGCTGCTGATCGGCGTGCTGCCCGACTACGCCCTCGCCGGTGCGCTCGCTCCGGTGCTGCTCGTGATCCTCAAGCTCGCCCAGGGCTTCTCGACCGGCGGAGAGTACGCCGGCGCCACGACGTTCATCAGCGAGTACTCGCCCGACCGCAAGCGCGGCTTCTTCGCCAGCTTCCTCGACACCGGCAGCTACATCGGCTTCGCGCTCGGCGCCGGCGTCGTGTCGGCGCTGCAGCTCACCGTCGGCCAGGAGGGTCTCGAGGCGTGGGCGTGGCGCGTGCCGTTCCTGATCGCCGGCCCGATCGGCGCCGTCGCGATCTACTTCCGCCTCAAGATCGAGGAGTCGCCGGCGTTCCAGGCGACCCAGGACGCGCAGGAGCACGCGAGCGCCGAGATCGCCGAGGCGCAGGGCCGCCCGCGCAACATCTTCGCGCTCATCGCGCTGCACTGGCGCTCGCTGCTGATCCTCATCGCGCTCGTCGCCGCATCCAACTCGGTCGGCTACGCGCTGACCAGCTACATGCCGACCTACCTGACGGATGCGCTCGGCTACGACCCGATCCACGGCACGCTGCTGACGATCCCGGTGCTGTTCCTGCTGGCCGCGCTGCTGCCGCTCACCGGCAAGCTCTCCGACCGATTCGGCCGCCGCCCGGTCATGTGGACGGGCGCGATCAGCGTGATCGTGCTGTCGATCCCCGCGTTCCTGCTGATCGGCGCCGACTCGATCGGCACGACCCTGCTCGGTCTCGCACTCGTCGCCGTGATGACGGCGCTGTGGGTGTCGAACCAGGCCGCGTCGCTTCCGGCGCTGTTCCCGACCTCGTCGCGCTACGGCGGCATGGGGCTCGGTTACAACATCGCGATCGCCGTCTTCGGCGGAACGACGCCGCTCATGATCCAGGGCCTGCTGTTGCTCACCGGCAGCAACCTCGCGCCGGCCTGGTTCCTCATGGGAACGAGCGTGCTCGGCGCGATCGGCGTCTTCTTCATGAAGGAGTCGTCGCGGCGCCCCATGCCGGGATCCCTGCCGTCGGTCGAGACCGAGGAGGAGGCCCGCGAGCTCGTCGCCACGCAGGACGACAACCCGCTGCTCGACCTCTCGACGATGCCGCTCGACCTCCTCGACGGAGCCCACGAGGAGCGCATCGCCGCCGACCGCGCCCGCCGCGAGGCCGCCGGAACCGCGGCGAAGCGCTAG
- a CDS encoding MFS transporter, which produces MSSSNPSHTQPSSAERAPRGRRGRRLRVGDITVVDRSMMRRAISGTIVGNTMEWYDVGVYGYLAVTMGKVFLPTAAPTIQILFSLGVFAATYIARPLGGIVFGRLGDKLGRQKILATTLIMMASSTFLIGVLPDYALVGALGPILLVLLKLVQGFSTGGEYAGATTFISEYSPDRKRGFFASFLDAGSYTGFALGAAVVSLLQVLAGSEAMVEWAWRIPFLVAGPVGVIAIYFRLRIEESPAFQATQDAAASASSEIADLQGRPRSVWQLIARHWRPLLLAMAIVAASNIVAYALTSYMPTYLTDTLGYDPLHGTLLTIPVLIFLAVIMPFVGRISDRVGRRPVLLTGAIVTIVLTIPAFLLIGVGTIATTLAGLSLLAIMVALWVSNQASALPAMFPTSARYGAMGIAFNVAIAIFGGTTPLIIQFLIEVTKNDLAPAWFLMGASVVGAIGPILMKESAKRPLPGALPAVETEEEARDLVEHQDENPYLDLSTMPLEQLDEAHQARLKADAERATREPADSGAR; this is translated from the coding sequence GTGAGCTCCAGCAACCCCAGTCATACCCAGCCGTCCTCGGCAGAACGCGCTCCGCGCGGACGCCGCGGACGGCGGCTCCGTGTCGGCGACATCACCGTCGTCGACCGGTCGATGATGCGGCGCGCGATCAGCGGCACCATCGTCGGCAACACCATGGAGTGGTACGACGTCGGCGTCTACGGCTACCTGGCCGTGACCATGGGAAAGGTCTTCCTGCCGACGGCCGCCCCGACCATCCAGATCCTCTTCAGTCTCGGCGTCTTCGCCGCGACCTACATCGCCCGCCCGCTCGGCGGCATCGTCTTCGGCCGCCTCGGCGACAAGCTGGGTCGGCAGAAGATCCTCGCGACGACGCTCATCATGATGGCGTCGTCGACCTTCCTCATCGGCGTGCTGCCCGACTACGCCCTCGTCGGCGCCCTCGGGCCGATCCTGCTCGTGCTGCTCAAGCTCGTGCAGGGCTTCTCGACCGGCGGCGAGTACGCCGGCGCGACGACCTTCATCAGCGAGTACTCGCCCGACCGCAAGCGCGGCTTCTTCGCCAGCTTCCTGGATGCGGGCAGCTACACCGGCTTCGCGCTCGGCGCCGCCGTGGTGTCGCTGCTGCAGGTGCTCGCCGGCTCGGAAGCCATGGTCGAGTGGGCCTGGCGCATCCCGTTCCTCGTCGCCGGACCCGTCGGCGTGATCGCGATCTACTTCCGACTCCGCATCGAGGAGTCGCCGGCCTTCCAGGCGACTCAGGATGCCGCAGCGTCGGCCAGCAGCGAGATCGCCGACCTGCAGGGCCGCCCGCGCAGCGTGTGGCAGCTCATCGCGCGCCACTGGCGCCCGCTGCTGCTGGCCATGGCGATCGTGGCGGCGTCGAACATCGTCGCCTACGCGCTCACCAGCTACATGCCGACCTACCTGACCGACACGCTCGGCTACGACCCGCTGCACGGCACGCTGCTGACCATCCCGGTGCTGATCTTCCTCGCGGTGATCATGCCGTTCGTCGGCCGCATCTCGGATCGCGTCGGCCGCCGCCCGGTGCTGCTCACCGGCGCGATCGTCACGATCGTGCTGACGATCCCGGCGTTCCTGCTGATCGGCGTCGGCACCATCGCCACGACCCTCGCGGGCCTGTCGCTGCTGGCGATCATGGTCGCCCTGTGGGTCTCGAACCAGGCGTCCGCTTTGCCGGCCATGTTCCCGACCTCGGCGCGCTACGGCGCGATGGGCATCGCCTTCAACGTCGCCATCGCGATCTTCGGCGGGACGACGCCGCTCATCATCCAGTTCCTCATCGAGGTCACGAAGAACGACCTCGCCCCGGCCTGGTTCCTGATGGGCGCCAGCGTCGTCGGCGCGATCGGGCCGATCCTCATGAAGGAGTCGGCGAAGCGCCCGCTGCCGGGCGCCCTCCCCGCCGTCGAGACCGAGGAGGAGGCCCGCGACCTGGTCGAGCACCAGGACGAGAACCCCTACCTCGACCTCAGCACCATGCCCCTCGAGCAGCTCGACGAGGCGCACCAGGCTCGGCTCAAAGCCGACGCCGAGCGCGCGACGCGCGAGCCCGCCGACAGCGGAGCGCGCTGA
- a CDS encoding ATP-binding protein — MDAVDNPYTPNAGARPEILIGRDEQTQAFRTLLRRLRRGRTEQSMIITGLRGVGKTVLLNSFRTIAQEEGWEVIEFEAVKHGENRFRQTLASQLKASLLRMSPRARWSDRARRAAEALSAFSASVDSTGTWSIGWDIPPAEGIADHGDLAMDLTDVLVAIGEAASEHGRGLALLIDEVQFLETPQLESLIQAIHKTVQRSLPVTFVGAGLPQIAELAGDAKSYAERLFKFPSIGSLGDEDARLALVEPAAAEGAIYEPGAVEAAIEITHGYPYFIQELGYQVWTVAENNRISAEHIELAKGAYEAKLDGSFFRVRLDRATPLQTAYMRAMAELGSAPQKASDVAALLDRTSTQLGPTRAELIEMGLLYTPEHGYAAFTVPDFDEFMKRAVPILEVPPVGQRRRRP, encoded by the coding sequence GTGGACGCCGTCGACAATCCCTACACGCCGAACGCAGGAGCTCGTCCCGAGATCCTGATCGGACGCGATGAGCAGACGCAGGCGTTCCGCACTCTGCTCCGCCGCCTCCGGCGTGGACGAACCGAGCAGTCGATGATCATCACCGGCCTCCGTGGCGTCGGCAAGACGGTGCTGCTCAACTCGTTCCGCACGATCGCGCAGGAAGAGGGGTGGGAGGTCATCGAGTTCGAAGCCGTCAAACACGGCGAGAACCGTTTCCGCCAGACCCTCGCCTCGCAGCTCAAGGCATCACTGCTCCGGATGTCGCCGCGGGCTCGATGGTCGGATCGAGCCCGTCGCGCCGCAGAGGCGCTCAGCGCTTTCTCCGCCTCGGTCGACTCGACCGGAACCTGGTCGATCGGATGGGACATCCCGCCAGCTGAGGGGATCGCCGACCATGGTGACCTCGCCATGGACCTGACCGACGTGCTGGTCGCCATCGGAGAGGCGGCGTCCGAACACGGACGAGGACTCGCGCTGCTCATCGACGAAGTGCAGTTCCTCGAGACTCCGCAGCTCGAATCGCTCATCCAGGCGATCCACAAGACCGTTCAGCGCAGCCTGCCCGTCACTTTCGTTGGGGCCGGCCTGCCGCAGATCGCCGAGCTCGCCGGCGATGCGAAGTCCTACGCCGAGCGGCTCTTCAAGTTCCCGAGCATCGGTTCGCTCGGCGACGAAGACGCCCGGCTGGCACTCGTCGAGCCGGCCGCCGCAGAGGGTGCGATCTACGAACCCGGCGCGGTCGAGGCAGCGATCGAGATCACTCACGGCTACCCGTACTTCATCCAGGAACTCGGCTATCAGGTCTGGACGGTCGCGGAGAACAACAGGATCTCGGCCGAGCACATCGAACTCGCGAAGGGGGCGTACGAAGCCAAGCTCGACGGCTCGTTCTTCCGCGTTCGACTCGATCGGGCTACGCCGCTGCAGACCGCGTACATGAGGGCGATGGCTGAACTCGGGTCGGCCCCGCAGAAGGCGTCGGATGTCGCCGCGTTGCTCGACCGAACATCGACCCAGCTCGGCCCCACGCGTGCCGAGCTCATCGAGATGGGACTCCTCTACACGCCCGAACACGGCTACGCCGCCTTCACGGTGCCCGACTTCGACGAATTCATGAAGCGGGCGGTGCCGATCCTGGAGGTCCCTCCGGTCGGACAGCGACGCCGCCGCCCCTGA
- the pyrE gene encoding orotate phosphoribosyltransferase: MTDARQQLIDYIRSDAVFHGDFTLTSGKKASYYVDLRRVSLDHRVAPLIGQVMVDLIADIPEVDAVGGLTMGADPIAAAVLHQGAARGLSYDAFVVRKEPKDHGRGRQVEGPDLAGKRVIVLEDTSTTGGSPLQAIAALEKVGAEIAAVAVVVDRATEAKARIESAGYPYYSAIGLEDLGLAP; the protein is encoded by the coding sequence GTGACCGACGCGCGCCAGCAGCTCATCGACTACATCCGCTCCGACGCCGTGTTCCACGGCGACTTCACGCTCACCAGCGGCAAGAAGGCCAGCTACTACGTCGACCTGCGTCGCGTGAGCCTCGACCACCGCGTCGCCCCGCTCATCGGCCAGGTCATGGTCGACCTGATCGCCGACATCCCCGAGGTGGATGCGGTGGGCGGCCTGACCATGGGCGCCGACCCGATCGCGGCCGCGGTTCTGCACCAGGGCGCCGCGCGCGGTCTGAGCTATGACGCGTTCGTCGTGCGCAAGGAGCCCAAGGACCACGGCCGCGGCCGTCAGGTCGAGGGCCCCGACCTCGCCGGCAAGCGCGTGATCGTGCTCGAAGACACCTCGACCACGGGCGGCTCGCCGCTGCAGGCCATCGCCGCGCTCGAGAAGGTGGGCGCCGAGATCGCCGCCGTCGCGGTGGTCGTCGACCGCGCGACCGAGGCGAAGGCCCGCATCGAGTCGGCCGGCTACCCCTACTACTCGGCCATCGGCCTGGAAGACCTGGGCCTGGCTCCGTGA
- a CDS encoding TrmH family RNA methyltransferase, which translates to MDERAEHDETPEPAEAQLEVGVGPWPGGRAAWPDDARLDPELLELGDRRNVVDEFRYWRLEAIVAELDRRRHPFEVAVENWQHDLNIGSIVRSANAFLAARVHIVGRRRWNRRGAMVTDRYQHVEHHPSIDELAADARARGLTIVAVDNVPGSVGVDDYAFPPASLLLFGQEGPGLSSEAIAAADAVVAIPQFGSTRSINAAAAAAIVMHAWIREHTR; encoded by the coding sequence GTGGATGAGCGTGCCGAGCACGACGAGACGCCCGAGCCCGCCGAGGCGCAGCTCGAGGTCGGCGTCGGCCCGTGGCCCGGCGGTCGCGCGGCGTGGCCCGACGATGCCCGCCTCGACCCGGAGCTGCTCGAGCTCGGTGACCGGCGCAACGTGGTCGACGAGTTCCGCTACTGGCGGCTCGAGGCGATCGTGGCCGAGCTCGACCGGCGCCGGCATCCCTTCGAGGTCGCGGTCGAGAACTGGCAGCACGACCTCAACATCGGCTCGATCGTGCGCAGCGCGAACGCCTTCCTCGCGGCCCGCGTGCACATCGTCGGCCGGCGCCGCTGGAACCGGCGCGGCGCGATGGTGACCGACCGCTACCAGCACGTCGAGCACCATCCCTCGATCGATGAGCTGGCGGCGGATGCGCGCGCCCGCGGCCTGACGATCGTGGCGGTCGACAACGTTCCCGGCTCGGTCGGCGTCGACGACTACGCCTTCCCGCCGGCGAGCCTGCTGCTGTTCGGCCAGGAGGGGCCCGGGCTGAGCTCGGAGGCGATCGCGGCGGCGGATGCGGTGGTCGCGATCCCGCAGTTCGGCTCGACCCGTTCGATCAACGCGGCTGCGGCGGCGGCGATCGTGATGCACGCCTGGATCCGGGAGCACACCCGCTGA
- a CDS encoding Txe/YoeB family addiction module toxin, producing the protein MTARQVSFTDEAWEDYLYWQGQDRKTLKRINSLIRDVLTDDPFTGIGKPEALKHALAGCWSRRIDETNRLVYRVTATHVEVLQARYHYDD; encoded by the coding sequence GTGACAGCCCGGCAGGTCAGCTTCACCGACGAGGCCTGGGAGGACTACCTCTACTGGCAGGGCCAGGACCGCAAGACCCTGAAGCGCATCAACAGCCTGATCCGGGATGTGCTCACCGACGACCCCTTCACCGGGATCGGCAAGCCGGAGGCGCTCAAGCACGCCCTCGCCGGGTGCTGGTCACGACGCATCGACGAGACCAACCGGCTCGTCTACCGGGTGACCGCGACCCACGTCGAGGTCCTGCAGGCGCGCTACCACTACGACGACTGA
- a CDS encoding type II toxin-antitoxin system Phd/YefM family antitoxin, with translation MSITASEARRDLFGLIERVNLDQTEVVVVSKRGNAVILSQDEYDALVETSYLLKSPANARRLLSSLEQARAGDARERDLIDE, from the coding sequence ATGAGCATCACCGCCAGCGAAGCGCGCCGCGACCTGTTCGGCCTCATCGAGCGCGTCAACCTCGACCAGACCGAGGTCGTCGTCGTCTCCAAGCGCGGCAACGCCGTGATCCTGTCGCAGGACGAATACGACGCACTCGTGGAGACCAGCTACCTGCTCAAGTCGCCGGCCAACGCTCGCCGCCTGCTGTCGTCGCTCGAGCAGGCGCGAGCCGGTGATGCTCGCGAACGCGACCTGATCGACGAGTGA
- a CDS encoding AEC family transporter — translation MLGALTGFAIIAVIIAVGYLIARLEVLPDGAGLVLNRTAFFVGSPALLFTVLARADLSTVFSPFLVAAFVGALVAALLFVLASRLLFRMRFGDTVVGAAASGYVNANNIGLPVATYVIGSTQYVAPVLLFQLLVFAPIVLTLLDVTARGTVSLKSVLLGPIRNPILIASVIGVIVAATGVELPDPVMAPFDLVGGLAIPAMLIAFGMSLRGQRPFAAGSPRRAVLVATAIKTIAMPAITWVIAALVLHLPAAEVAAATVVAALPAAQNINTYAVRYNQGVMLARDAVLFSTLASLPVILVIALLLHPAG, via the coding sequence GTGCTGGGGGCGCTGACGGGATTCGCGATCATCGCGGTCATCATCGCCGTGGGCTACCTCATCGCGCGGCTCGAGGTGCTGCCCGACGGCGCCGGGCTCGTGCTCAACCGCACCGCCTTCTTCGTCGGCAGCCCGGCGCTGCTGTTCACGGTGCTCGCCCGCGCCGACCTGTCGACGGTGTTCTCGCCGTTCCTCGTCGCCGCGTTCGTCGGCGCCCTCGTCGCCGCGCTGCTGTTCGTGCTCGCGTCGCGCCTGCTGTTCCGGATGCGCTTCGGCGACACGGTCGTCGGCGCCGCGGCATCCGGCTACGTCAACGCCAACAACATCGGCCTGCCGGTCGCGACCTACGTGATCGGCAGCACCCAGTACGTCGCCCCGGTGCTGCTGTTCCAGCTGCTGGTGTTCGCGCCGATCGTGCTGACGCTGCTCGATGTGACCGCGCGGGGCACGGTCTCGCTGAAGAGCGTGCTGCTCGGGCCGATCCGCAATCCCATCCTCATCGCCTCCGTCATCGGCGTGATCGTCGCGGCGACCGGCGTCGAGCTGCCCGACCCCGTGATGGCGCCGTTCGACCTCGTCGGCGGCCTTGCGATCCCGGCGATGCTCATCGCCTTCGGCATGTCGCTGCGCGGGCAACGGCCGTTCGCGGCCGGCTCGCCGCGGCGCGCGGTGCTCGTCGCCACGGCGATCAAGACGATCGCCATGCCCGCGATCACCTGGGTCATAGCCGCGCTCGTGCTGCACCTGCCCGCGGCCGAGGTCGCCGCCGCGACGGTCGTGGCCGCGCTGCCGGCGGCGCAGAACATCAACACCTACGCCGTGCGCTACAACCAGGGCGTGATGCTGGCGCGGGATGCGGTGCTGTTCTCGACGCTCGCGTCGCTGCCGGTCATCCTCGTGATCGCGCTGCTGCTGCACCCCGCCGGCTGA
- a CDS encoding HAD-IIA family hydrolase — protein sequence MANARTEVEAWLTDMDGVLVHENHALPGAPELIQQWLDAGTPFLVLTNNSIFTPRDLAARLRSSGLNVPEDRIWTSALATADFCRSQMPGGSAFVIGEAGITTALHEAGFVMTETNPDYVVVGETRNYSFEAITKAIRLINNGARFISTNPDATGPSQEGVLPATGAISALITKATGREPYVVGKPNPMMFRSAMNKIGAHSENTGMIGDRMDTDIVAGIEAGLHTVLVMTGISDEAEIAKYPFRPDEVIAGVHELLVGPAETEL from the coding sequence ATGGCGAATGCGCGCACCGAGGTCGAGGCCTGGCTGACCGATATGGACGGCGTGCTCGTGCACGAGAATCATGCCCTGCCAGGCGCCCCCGAGCTCATCCAGCAGTGGCTCGACGCCGGCACCCCGTTCCTCGTGCTGACGAACAACTCGATCTTCACGCCGCGCGACCTCGCGGCCCGCCTGCGCTCGAGCGGACTCAACGTTCCCGAAGACCGCATCTGGACCAGCGCGCTCGCCACCGCCGACTTCTGCCGCTCGCAGATGCCGGGCGGCTCGGCATTCGTGATCGGCGAGGCCGGCATCACGACCGCGCTGCACGAGGCCGGCTTCGTGATGACCGAGACGAACCCCGACTACGTGGTCGTGGGCGAGACCCGCAACTACTCCTTCGAGGCGATCACCAAGGCCATCCGCCTCATCAACAACGGCGCCCGCTTCATCTCGACCAACCCGGATGCGACCGGCCCGAGCCAGGAGGGCGTGCTGCCCGCGACGGGCGCGATCTCGGCTCTCATCACGAAGGCGACCGGCCGCGAGCCCTACGTCGTCGGCAAGCCGAACCCGATGATGTTCCGCTCGGCGATGAACAAGATCGGCGCGCACAGCGAGAACACCGGCATGATCGGCGACCGCATGGACACCGACATCGTCGCCGGCATCGAGGCGGGGCTGCACACGGTGCTCGTGATGACCGGCATCAGCGACGAAGCGGAGATCGCGAAGTACCCCTTCCGCCCCGACGAGGTCATCGCGGGCGTGCACGAGCTGCTCGTCGGGCCGGCCGAGACCGAGCTCTGA
- a CDS encoding exodeoxyribonuclease III, translating into MRIATWNVNSVRARVGRIVDWLGREEVDVLAMQEIKCKDAQFPHAEFEAAGYEVVTHGLNQWNGVAIASRLGLEDVANTFEGMPGFLKGSEGPDLPLEPRALGATVNGVRVWSLYVPNGRGLTDPHYTYKLEWLEALRSSTADWMRANPDGPIALTGDFNIAPTDADNGDPTIIEGVSTHVSPPERAAFQALLDSGLTDVVRPLVPEGYTYWDYKQLRFPRNEGLRIDFILGSKPFADLVAGAGIHRNERKGDAPSDHVPVVVDLDLGADDEDDDDRPMIF; encoded by the coding sequence ATGCGCATCGCCACCTGGAACGTCAACTCGGTCCGCGCGCGGGTCGGCCGCATCGTCGACTGGCTCGGCCGCGAAGAGGTCGACGTGCTGGCGATGCAGGAGATCAAGTGCAAAGACGCGCAGTTCCCGCACGCCGAGTTCGAGGCCGCCGGCTACGAGGTCGTGACGCACGGCCTCAACCAGTGGAACGGCGTCGCGATCGCGAGCCGCCTGGGGCTCGAGGATGTGGCGAACACCTTCGAGGGCATGCCCGGCTTCCTCAAGGGCAGCGAGGGTCCGGATCTGCCGCTCGAGCCGCGCGCGCTCGGCGCGACCGTGAACGGCGTGCGGGTGTGGAGCCTCTACGTTCCCAACGGCCGCGGCCTCACCGACCCGCACTACACCTACAAGCTCGAATGGCTCGAGGCGCTGCGCAGCTCGACCGCCGACTGGATGCGCGCCAACCCCGACGGCCCCATCGCCCTGACCGGCGACTTCAACATCGCCCCCACCGACGCCGACAACGGCGACCCGACGATCATCGAGGGCGTCTCGACGCACGTGTCGCCGCCGGAGCGCGCCGCCTTCCAGGCGCTGCTCGACAGCGGGCTGACGGATGTCGTGCGCCCGCTCGTGCCCGAGGGCTACACCTACTGGGACTACAAGCAGCTGCGCTTCCCGCGCAACGAGGGCCTGCGCATCGACTTCATCCTCGGCTCGAAGCCCTTCGCCGACCTGGTCGCGGGGGCGGGCATCCACCGGAACGAGCGCAAGGGCGACGCCCCGAGCGACCACGTGCCCGTCGTCGTCGACCTCGACCTGGGTGCCGACGACGAGGATGACGACGACCGCCCGATGATCTTCTGA
- a CDS encoding DUF5684 domain-containing protein, which yields MTIWPDLNGGVDSLLQSWAAVAGSGFWFVLTAFAFWPVFAKADYPPWLGFVPIVNIYVLVKIAGYSGVAVLLFLVPFVNILFTIFCAVRIGDAFGRSGWFSFFLLFLLAPIGFFIVGWSRDEFRPLDDAGFRTEPAVEAN from the coding sequence GTGACCATCTGGCCCGATCTGAACGGCGGCGTGGATTCGCTGCTGCAGTCGTGGGCGGCCGTCGCCGGCAGCGGCTTCTGGTTCGTGCTGACCGCCTTCGCGTTCTGGCCCGTGTTCGCGAAAGCCGACTACCCGCCCTGGCTCGGCTTCGTGCCCATCGTCAACATCTACGTGCTCGTGAAGATCGCCGGATACAGCGGCGTCGCGGTGCTGCTGTTCCTGGTGCCGTTCGTCAACATCCTGTTCACGATCTTCTGCGCGGTGCGCATCGGCGACGCCTTCGGCCGCAGCGGCTGGTTCAGCTTCTTCCTGCTGTTCCTGCTCGCGCCGATCGGCTTCTTCATCGTCGGCTGGAGTCGGGATGAGTTCCGCCCGCTCGACGACGCCGGCTTCCGCACCGAGCCGGCGGTGGAGGCGAACTGA
- a CDS encoding DNA-methyltransferase, protein MARRRTTSAPLWTADSPDTIVHGDNLAATAQLPDGAFQLVYLDPPFNTGREQRFQSISTVRRPTAAAAGSTDEEPLAETGDDASTILRRGFGGRDYTAIKRTLIRYDDRFADYWEFLEPRLAEAWRLLADTGTLYLHLDYREAHYAKLALDALFGRECFLNELIWAYDYGAKTARRWPAKHDTILVYVKNPRSYYFDAEAVDREPYMAPGLVTPEQAERGKRPTDVWWHTIVPTSGHERTGYATQKPEGVLRRIVQASSAPGDWVLDFFAGSGTTGAVATQLGRRALLIDQHPDAVRIMRQRIPSARVVTVDGTELPTASPEPELAAERTA, encoded by the coding sequence ATGGCCCGGCGACGCACGACTTCCGCGCCGCTGTGGACCGCCGACTCCCCCGACACGATCGTGCACGGCGACAACCTCGCCGCGACCGCGCAGCTGCCCGACGGAGCGTTCCAGCTCGTCTACCTCGACCCGCCGTTCAACACCGGGCGCGAGCAGCGCTTCCAGAGCATCTCGACCGTGCGGCGCCCGACCGCTGCCGCCGCGGGGTCGACGGATGAGGAGCCGCTCGCCGAAACGGGCGACGACGCCTCCACGATCCTGCGCCGCGGCTTCGGCGGACGCGACTACACGGCGATCAAGCGCACGCTCATCCGCTACGACGACCGCTTCGCCGACTACTGGGAGTTCCTCGAGCCGCGCCTCGCCGAGGCCTGGCGGCTGCTCGCCGACACCGGAACCCTCTACCTGCACCTCGACTACCGCGAGGCGCACTACGCGAAGCTCGCGCTGGATGCGCTGTTCGGTCGCGAGTGCTTCCTCAACGAGCTGATCTGGGCCTACGACTACGGCGCGAAGACCGCGCGCCGCTGGCCGGCGAAGCACGACACGATCCTCGTCTACGTGAAGAACCCGCGCTCCTACTACTTCGACGCCGAGGCGGTCGACCGCGAGCCGTACATGGCGCCAGGCCTCGTCACGCCCGAGCAGGCCGAGCGCGGCAAACGACCCACGGATGTGTGGTGGCACACGATCGTGCCGACCTCCGGCCACGAGCGCACCGGCTACGCCACGCAGAAGCCCGAGGGCGTGCTGCGTCGCATCGTGCAGGCCAGCTCGGCGCCCGGCGACTGGGTGCTCGACTTCTTCGCCGGCTCGGGCACGACCGGCGCCGTCGCGACGCAGCTCGGCCGCCGCGCCCTGCTGATCGACCAGCATCCGGATGCGGTGCGCATCATGCGCCAGCGCATCCCCTCGGCCCGGGTGGTCACCGTCGACGGCACCGAGCTGCCGACCGCGTCGCCTGAGCCGGAACTCGCCGCCGAACGCACGGCCTGA